ACGCCGACGGTGGCGGCTACGGATGGCATGCGCATCCTTTTTGGCGAAAAAATAGAAGTGAAAACAGCTAAACAAAAAGAGGGGCTGGATAAATTCTTTTAAGCGTTAGGCGCCTTTTCCCTAAAATAAAGGAAAGCTGAAAACATGCGGATAGTCATACGCCTAGGCGGATCTGTCGTCGCCACACCCGTAAACACTGGACTAATAAGCGAATACGCTGCAATTTTGAAGAGGCTGAAGGCTGAAGGCCACACTTTGGCGGTTGTCGTCGGCGGAGGTGCATTGGCGAGGGAGTTCATAAAAATCGCCAAAGAATTGGGCTTGCCGGAAAGGGATCAGGATGACTTGGCGATAGGCGTTTCAAGGCTTTACGCCCAGATGTTCGCTAAAACCTTGGGTGAGCTGGCATGCGAGAAAATCCCCACAAGCGTCGAGGAGGCTGCCCAATGCTTGGAAAGGGGCAAAATTGCCGTTTTAGGCGGCTTAAAACCCGGCATGACAACAGACGCCGTCGCCGCCATGATGGCTGAACACATAAACGCCGACATTCTCATAAAAGCCACAGACCAAGAGGGAATATACACAAAGGATCCCCGCAGTCATCCAGACGCCGTTAAACTGGAACGGCTTAGTTTCGAAGACCTCCCAAAGGTTTTAGCCGAAAACAGGCATAGGGCGGGGA
The Candidatus Bathyarchaeia archaeon DNA segment above includes these coding regions:
- the pyrH gene encoding UMP kinase produces the protein MRIVIRLGGSVVATPVNTGLISEYAAILKRLKAEGHTLAVVVGGGALAREFIKIAKELGLPERDQDDLAIGVSRLYAQMFAKTLGELACEKIPTSVEEAAQCLERGKIAVLGGLKPGMTTDAVAAMMAEHINADILIKATDQEGIYTKDPRSHPDAVKLERLSFEDLPKVLAENRHRAGIHQILDPEAIKILKAKRIKVRVLSGFKPENLLLAVEGKPVGTIIE